Sequence from the Eleutherodactylus coqui strain aEleCoq1 chromosome 13, aEleCoq1.hap1, whole genome shotgun sequence genome:
TCATATGTCATTTTGTCTTCACTGTGAATACTGTTAAAACTGAACCCTCCAAGAAATGGcgcaactgcattttttaaaaatgtctccctgtttaaaatctttttaaagcttttttcttACATTAAACGGCACCATTTAAAAATCCAAcgctttctgcaaaaaaaaacaaaccctcctaTGGCCAggtccatggaaaaattaaaaatctctggtcctgaaggggttaattaagaCTACTTGCACGGTTGCTTCTTTTATTTTGGATACGCTGGAGCTATAAAAGTGATTGCAAAAGTCCCCACACCCTTGAACCGATGCCCTGGTTATTCTGATCTATTGCCTCCACTAGCCCTTTAGGAGTTGGAATAGACTTTTGTTTCCTCCTTGCAGGAGCTTCAGTCTGAGAAGGTGTCTGACGTCACCCTGAATATTGAGGACTTCATAGACAGTGCCCACCTCCAGCAGTACCACAGGTCAGTGCGTGTGCCCTATGGTGCTGGGTGCTTGTGGTTATGTAAATTAGCCAGAACAGGGGGTGGAGTAACACATAACagaaggatcagactacacagagattgtttgtagtctgtaaccatggtgacacagaagtctgcataggagctgtatacacaactgCAGATTGAAAGCAAAGTAGttgtttctttttccattttcaaatgcattaagaaaaaaaatatatagttgcaAAAGTGGACACGCCCTCTTTGTGGCATGTGTGGTTGAGGATTTGTGGCTGAtgtgttaatcttttttttttccacagggtCTATAAAAACCGCTTAGAGTTGAAGCAGTACTTGGATGCAAAGCTTTTCTCCCCTCTACTTGACTCTAAGAAGGAGACTGTGAGGGCCGAGAAAGTACGGGAGAGACGGAGTGTGGATGATGATCCCCTGAGAGTCCCCACCAGGGCTCCAGCGTCACATCACCCTTCCTGGTGAGTGCTCCCCTCGTTCTCCATCCTTATCACGTACCTTGTGTCGCCTCCAAACCTCATACTACATCTCTTCTCTAGGATAGACCCTCCTGGGCACATTCCGTATGGCACAGCAGACCTGGACCCGCTGGGGTGAGTTCCTCAGGCCCACATGGTTGTATATGTAGGGACGGAGCAGATACAATACCACCCCGCAATCCCCCGACATCCACCACAGATTCATTAATGAACTTATACAGAgtcaagtcacattattatgaccaccagctaatatctaGATTAACCAATACGCACAACACGGACAGCAGCTAGCTGGGCTGAGAGTGACCCAGTAAGATGCTGGGTGAACGTGATCTGCAGGGATGGGTttagagtgccttccacatggatgagcggccaAGAGAACACCACACATTCCCATAACGCTGCCACCACCGGCATGTGTTCTTCCAGCATTGGCTACAGGGTGTTTGTTCTATGATATTTCTCCAGCCATTTGATGAAGTAGGAAATGTGACTCATTGAAGAAGACAACCCTTAGCCAAGAAGTGGTGGTCCAATTCCGATACTACTGTTCAAATTGAAGCCTTTTTTCCAATGCACCCGTGTTGGCATAGATGCAGTGACCATCCTTCTGTGTCGCAGCCCCATACACAGTCGGGTTCACCAATCCGTTTTTTTTTAGACACGTCTGGTGGCGCCCTGGTTCATATTCATGGTGAGCTTCTCTGTAGCATATCGGTCGTCCCTCATGTACCTTCGTAGCTGACGTTCACCTTCCACATCAGTGGCACCTGGCAGTTTCCTTActggttattcccaatggtgtCATTTGTCCACTCAtgatacactttcaccacagcagtaCCTATCTCatccgtgtcattgggggacacaactTGGATCATGggcatagctactgccactaggagccAGACACTAAGCAGAAAGAGTTAGCTCCTTCTACCAGCTAtaaccctcctgcaggcaccaagttaATGGGTTTTAGCTTATTGTCCATAGGAAACAGACCACCTCGTTGCCGGTCTTCGGTCCTTTTTCTAAGACTACCTTCAAGAATACAAGACAGGCACTAGACTCTCTCTGGCACCCCACCGAGGAGAACTAACAGTCTGGAGCCAACCACGCTGTTATATGCTCAACTCTGAGAAGAAAAAGAGTTACAGTTTAACACCAGTTTTACcgtgacccgccagccatagtgtactccccccaccaccactctCTCCAATCAGAGCACTCCATCCACAAAGGGTAGGCGAGCACTGGGCACACGCTGCTGGAGTACAAGAGTCCTTCTACAGATGGGTGAATATACTTCACCATGAGGTAAGTATTCTCCCCCTCCTCACACTTGACCTTTCACCTATTGGATGGGAGTCCGGCCACCTCTCCTGCTAGGGCCCCTACTACAACCCCAATCATACCTGCTCAAGGCTCTCCACCTCAGTTTAGCCTCTCCTCTGTGCTTCCCTCCTGGTGCTTCAGCGcttattttccttttcttttacaCCGACCAGACAGTTACCCCCACCACTGCCTCTCTATTCCTCTTAGGGGGTGCCTGCTGCTGGGGATCAGACAGGAGCCCCTCTCCTTCTTCCCCAACAGAATGTTTTTTCACTGCCTGCTGTGCAAGATCTCCTCCTAGTCCAGCCTGCCGCCAGACCGTGTTTTCCTGGGTTGCAACCAGAGTCATGCACTTTGCATGCTCTCGATGTTGCATCAAATTTTCATGTTGACAGTCTGAACCATTCTTCGCTGACTGCCTCCTATCGAGACTGCCTCCTATCGAGACTGCCTCCTATCGAGACTGCCTCCTATCGAGACTGCCTCCTATCGAGACTGCCTCCTATCGAGACTGCCTCCTATCGAGACTGCCTCCTATCGAGACTGCCTCCTATCGAGACTGCCTCCTATCGAGACTGCCTCCTATCGAGACTGCCTCCCAGCGATCTTCCTACTGACACCCTCCCAGCTACAGCTCCAATGGCCGCCAAACCATAATGGGTGTGCTTTCTGTCTCATGCAGTCCTGGACCTTACTAAAGTGTCCAAGATGATCGTTGACATACTGGATAGGACTTGCCATCATCCGTTCCCAACTGCGTCTTGACAGAGAAGACTCCTTAACTCCCTGGCACCTACCGTGAAAGAATCAGGAAGCGGTCTAGACCATCTCACTCGCAGCAATCATCTGAGTTGCCAGTCTCCTCATGCTCCCCACCTCCCACTGAGGACACGCTCTGAGCTTCCCTCCAGGAATGACCCTCGTTTGGAAGGCGAGGTGTCCAAGTCTCCCCCTAATTCAGATCTGGACTAGAAACAATTGTCCAAGCTATCCCCTTTAGTTGATAATTTGAAAAACACCCTTCAGGAGAAAGATCTGGAGCCAGAAGCAGCTGCAGGGGAAGTGACttccaatgatgtatctgcccatctaaacaggctgcccgcgTGTGAACGAGGCAGCGGTGACATTActcactcgttcaaacgataataaTCTGATCTGAAGGGACCCTTAAACCCCATTTAcgtgcaatgattattgctaaaaatgtgttcaaatgaacgaatttgcctgataatcgttacatgtaaatgcgaagCCATCATgagctattcattcattcatcgctgagtttcagcctgcataaaaatgctTTTTAGTTTGTTTGCTTTTCACTTTGTTTAAATGGCATTCCTTCggtctttgaaagactgaacaacttgagGGGAGCGGTGATTGTTTGCCTTTccaaaacacaatgactacttgtttacacATGCTGACAGAAAACAGTGGcttatcttcacactaattaaaaccctGCTGGCCAGAGATTCCTCGTATAAACACactcccacctgagcaaacaacatacagGGTTTACTTtacctaatgagggaaatggagaggatttcacacaattatctgtacatttaaatgctcggcatttctatgcaaaaaagttgttaatttgTTCAGTTGTTCGTTCAAATGATAATTGTTCGGTGTAAATGAGACTTATACCAGAGACTAATTAAATGTGTTAATTACTTGTAAATTGTGTAACATACAGAGGACACTGTTCTTGTCTTCCTGCAGAGGTAGCTCAGGGGGTATGATCATGGATCCTTTCAATGCTGGCCGTACTAGACCCAGGCCTAATCCACTGGGTGGCCTACCTCCTGGAGCAGTGCCCCCTGGTGCGCGTTTTGATCCCTTTGGGCCTATTCCTCCTGGCCGTGCTGGGTGAGTATAACAAGTCctcttgttttttgcatgttgtGGTGTCCATAGGACAAGTAAATAACATTGTTCTCCCTTCACAGTCCTGATCCTGATCATCTGCCGCCCCCGGGATATGATGACATGTTCATGTGATGTACCGCTGGGGGCCTCTGCGTAGGAGTCTCGCTTTTCTTCCATGTTACTTGGTGGTTTGGGACACTATAGAATATTCCGAGGACGATCCACTGCTTTCTGCTTTATAAGCACATTAAAACTGGACCTGCAGATGTCATACTAAACATGGGTGCTTGGGTATTGCTACATGCGTGGCCTCAGCTGAACGCGTCCCACCAACATGACTACTTCCCTGCGGCTGTAGTTCTGGTTCGTGTTGGCTCTGCATATTTCGTGCCAAAAAAATGGTACCAGAAAACCTGGCTGTGTGATTTGCAGTCTTACAGGCGGTTAATCTTACAGCCTGCCTCCTCTCCTTTTGGTGCTGTGTAGTTCCACATAGTTTACTGCTCTCTGTTGTCAGCCATTTGTGGCTATCATTTAGTCACATGAGTGGAATAGCCTCCAATGATCACTACTTGATGTAGTGTTGAGAACCTCCAGGGACATTTACATCATAGGTGACCACTATcggccgctcctcttataactccGCTGACCTTTTAAAAGCTGCAGACTGCAAGGGTTAATTTAAAATAACAGAGCACCATACAACGATATTATGCTGTTCTTCTGTCTTTATTATAAACCAGTAACAAGACACAATGGCAGAGAATCCTTGGCATATATCTCTGAATGGCGCTGGTGGAGTGAGACTTTGTGTAGGTCATGTAAGTACAGTGACAGAGGGTGAGTGCGCCCTCATCAGGCCTCCCCGTGTACTTCCTATGGTATGATCTCTTCACATTGGGGTTTTCCCCTCTGCTCGCTCTTATGGTTTGTGAACATTGTAATAAATAACTCAGTAGAATCCGCATTAATAGTGGTTGGTATGACGGTTTTGTTATATTATCATCACGTCTTTACCCACCATCTCAGCCAACAAAACCTGTACATCGTATATACCACAACTATACCTTACAGACATTTGTTTATTGCACCACTGCATTTAAAATGAAGCTACTTTGCAAAGTCTTTATCAAAAATCTCTACCAGTTCCTatctgtctccatggttacagactacaaacataccatgcgtagtctgatcctgcagtcatgtgttTCTCCTCTTCTATCAAGTGTAGTAAAGGGCTCTACAAATGATCATCTGGCCAAGTTAAGATGTAGCTGCTATACCTGCCCACTGAGTAATCACATCTTTCATGCGGCACCACAAATCATTATCATCAGCAGAACATCTTCCCGCATGAATGGCGGATGTACTACCAACAGCGAATGGTAGTATGAATGATTGTTCAGCCCGCCTACAGTCtgaatctgcctgtgtgaaggtcAGGTAAATGAGCGCTGATTGAGCCGTCTAAAAGGGCTCTAacgtgactgcaggatcagactacacagggtatGTTTGTAGTCTGtgaccatggaaacacatagagACTGTTGGAAATCTTTAGCCAAGACTATTTGTGACGttaacgtttttcttttttactttaatGCTTTGGCACAATAAAACCGTTTGCAGTAGATGTGCTTTATCCATTGCAGGAACAGAATTGCAGAATCGTAAAAAGCTGTGTAGTTCTGGCCTGGTGACTACATTCAGCGTTTTGTAAGAGGATCTCCTCTCTGAATAGCAGGGTTGCCTTTTAGAATACATTAGACTGCAGATAGTACTTGGGTTATTTCACTGACGTCTTCCGCTCCAGCTGAACATTTCTCCTCTGGGTCAAATAGGTGAGAACAGACATTGTTTGACACAAATTGTAATTAGTCCATTTATCATCATCATTCTCATTAGATGGCTGCTCATTCTCAGGTTTAAGCCCTGCTGCAATTTTACGTGATTATTGCTCTGTGCGATCGCACTCTGATATTGTACGTTATTGCCAATATTGAAAAACAGTTATCAATTATATCTGCGCTCTAAAAAGGAGGTTTTAGCATATATTGATGATATATATAGTGCTTAAAATTATAGGTGCAATAATTGTGCAATCAGGACTCACCTGGCGTGGGGCCCGTCCTATATGCCAATATTGTTAACTTACATCACGATTATTCGTATCCATTATATCATATTGCCATGTACACCCTTCATGTGACCCCCATAGGTTAACATTGGTGGTGACCATGTCacacttctgcatccagctgttctcccgCTCCAgcgtccggctgttatacagctcggAGCGGagtgtgcagaagacaagcgggctgtccctgcttgtcttctgcatccagatgttttctgcacggaaagcccggctgttatacagctgagtgctccgtgccaggtatggagaacagagctggaccgctctgttcttcatactcagcctgtgtACAGCTGTATCCCGCTTTGAATCCCTGATacggctcatcgttgtctttcagcacgcggAAAGACGACGACGAGcgatggcataacgaaaactgcacgatgtaagtgcagttacaacgattatcgctcaaaagacggcttttgagcgataatcgttgtgtctaaatggaccttaaggcgCTGTTCACACTACCACTTGGCTTTACTTTTACCAGTTTTGGTAtggaaatgtatcaattctatggCTGAGATGAACAGCATTGAGtgtaccccattgactataatggggtccatcaggcTTCTGTTCTGCCCTCCAGCATTTCCCCTCCGCAAATCCGTGCAGTTCATACACCTTTCATAGCCAGTGAATgaaaatattcctcctcctcaaacatcTTTCCCCCTGTAGATATGCGTGTCTGGTCAAACCAAACTTGCTGCCAGACAACAGCCGTGTATCTTGTGTGAGAACAAAGGACCGGGCATATTGAAATTCAACATTCTGAGAAGAGTCCGCTGACTTTACGCTTATGTGTATgggggttttaaaggggttgtcgagttataaactgttgatggcctatctgcagcATAAATCATTACCAGTAGATCAGCAGGTGTCCGATTCCAGGGACCCTGCCGATGAGCTGTTTACCAGGCTTCTGCACTGGTGCACTGAACTAGTTTCTGCAGGAAGTGgatagctccgttctcactgctgTGGCTAGGCTTAGTGTTGCAGGCAatgttcccactgaaatgaatggcctGTCGTACCAAGTTGGGCCATGGCAgagagaacaggactatccactaCACATGTTTCATGCTTGCTGCACCTTGAGGAGTCTGCATGTGACTTtcagttttgcatttttctaacTGCAAAGTCAAATAGCACAAAAAGTGGTCAGTGCTGCAATACAAGGCCTGAGGGAGCGGAGCATGACATGGGGATCAAACTATGCCAATAGAGATTCCCTGTGTCACAACTCCCCCTCATGCCCAACACTGGTATTAGGGGACAACTGTGCAGTGCTTAAGTGCCCAACAATCGTCTCTGCGATAATCGCTcaataaatggaggtggagcagagaTTGTCATTTACAGGAAACAGGCAGGCGGCTatatatgaatgactgcctgtttacactagcCAGTCGTCGTTTGATTTGTATGACAAATGAATTATTGTTTGTTATACAGTTGCTAGCAGaatttatactgaatgattttCATTCAGATTTCCAGGATTCAACGATAATTTAAATGGTATTGTGCAACAACAGGCTGTTACACCTATATATACTGTCACTGAAATGTAAATGTTCTATGAAACCAACACAATGTATAATGATGATTTTAGAACATCAAACAGGATGGGACTTGTAGTACATTCTCACAGATTCTTCCACCAACACAACACGATCTAGTAAAAGTAACTATATCCTGTATATCGCTCTGACGGGGCATGATCCCACCATGAGGTGAGTTTATGTAGTCTCATCTTGTAATATGATGATCATATTGACTATGAATAATGGTGTCTGAATACAGACTAGGCCTTCATAACGCTGCTTGTTTTCTGACCTTTGGCTATTTCTACGCTGATGACTAAAAGATCAAGTATCAAGGGATTTTCCAATCTGAGACTTTCATGGCCTTTCCACTGGAAAGTCTAATAGATGTGACGTCCAACGTTCTCTGTTCCTGACACTCCTGTCCCAGCTGAGTGCAGTGGCTTTATCTTACAGAGGTGGCTGAGCGTGTTTCTCTGTCCCGTTTCTGTAACTGGAGGGCTGTGGTAACGACGTAGCTCACTGTGCCACACTGTTTCCGCAGCTCCTATGGGAGTTATAGAGAAGCTCACTTGTTTCCGTAAGTTCCAACCACTGCATACAGCCATGCCTGGTGCAGTGGGACCCACATCTATCTTATTTTATGGATGTGtcacagatgggaatacccctttaaagatgctGGCCCATTTGCCAACATGTTTTAACATGTGGTTCTTGGACATTATGCTTGATTATCTGGATTGTACATAAAACTGTGGTGTATAAACCGACCGTCCATGATTTCTGAGTGATACAGGATGATACTATTTAAGAATAACCCCCAACCTCCCCCCGACCTAACAACCAAATCCCCTACCTTTGGTCTGTTGGTGTGAAGAAGACCAGACAAGAACATTCTACACCGGAAATAGGTATCATAGCTCTCCGGCTGTTGTGGAACTACAAGTCACAGCAAGTAAAGTTGTTTAGTATGCTGGAGCTTGCATTCCCCTTACCGTTGTGTGCAGGTTATACATTGACTTACGCTGCTTCTGCAGCGTTGCTACCCTTCCCCCTTCAAGGTTCCTGAGATTGGAACAGCAGGCACCTCAGGACGGGAATAATCTGACCTCATTAAACATTAATACCGCCATACCAGAATAATTTCTACATCTGAAATTTTTAACCCCTCTCATCCCAACGTTTGTACATGATCACGATACATTCAAGGCTCGTGTTGACATTGGTTAACTTGGTTTGTCATTTCAAGAACTTCATGTTCCACCAACACTTGGCCGCCCTCTGTAGTCAGTTGTCTCATTCTTAAGTTGAGGGAGCCATATTTTGTCCTCGGTCCTCTGGCTGTGGTGAATTTCCTCCTGCGGTACAGCTCACCTTTACATATAGAAACCATGAGCAGCATGGAGAGGAGCGTTCCTCCCAAAGTGAGCAGGCCTAAACCGGCAATAATGCACTTGTCTAGGTGCGAGCCGAGATGTGCGTAGTAGAGTTCCAACCGCTCCATCTCTCGTGCGGACACAGAATCAGGGCTGACACGTACTTCTCGTGGTATGGTATATGCAACAGCTACGAGCACTATGCCACTGACCAACAAGACCAGCGAACAGATAAAACCGTAATCCACTGAGTGAGTTCCTGACTCGGTTTCTCGACTGTCCTCTGAGTGAGGAGATCCGTTTTCCTTTGCAGCCCATCCCCTCGCCTCTGATAAAGGGCTCAAACCTCGGAGGTCCCGTGAATCCTGGCCAAAAATGGTCTCTCCAATCTCTTCATACGATGGGTTCTCAAATCCTCTGATGTTACCTGAGCTCCCATGATAGGTGTGATCATCTGCAGCAGGTCTTGTACTGAGATCCCTTAGCTCCAAGGTGTTTGAAGAAGCCATTGATGGATTCTGGTTCTGTTCATCCTGATCATGCAGAATTTCTTCAGACTGTAGAATTTGGTAGGAAAAGAGAGAGTTTAGAAATAATGCACATATGATTGCCAAGAGAATGACAAGGGGTTAACACGGGCACATTTTGGTGTCTGCAAGAGCTAGAGTACTTATGGTTCTAGTTAACCAAACTTGAGTCAGTGCTCTACAGTGATCATTTCAATTGGAGTGTTGGATATAGCTGAGTTCAAGTGCTTGGCTAGCGGTAATTCTGCCAGTGCATACGTGTAACTGCCACTTCAATACTGCAGGAAACTTTGG
This genomic interval carries:
- the PSMF1 gene encoding proteasome inhibitor PI31 subunit, with the protein product MAAPGLELLYELVSPRITEPQEPLVCFIHWEFIRRGLSCLGTGEKAGAHETGTERLPNGWADNKELYTLRYGHGTSQILLKALTVEGTLMVNAMELQSEKVSDVTLNIEDFIDSAHLQQYHRVYKNRLELKQYLDAKLFSPLLDSKKETVRAEKVRERRSVDDDPLRVPTRAPASHHPSWIDPPGHIPYGTADLDPLGGSSGGMIMDPFNAGRTRPRPNPLGGLPPGAVPPGARFDPFGPIPPGRAGPDPDHLPPPGYDDMFM
- the TMEM74B gene encoding transmembrane protein 74B, producing MASSNTLELRDLSTRPAADDHTYHGSSGNIRGFENPSYEEIGETIFGQDSRDLRGLSPLSEARGWAAKENGSPHSEDSRETESGTHSVDYGFICSLVLLVSGIVLVAVAYTIPREVRVSPDSVSAREMERLELYYAHLGSHLDKCIIAGLGLLTLGGTLLSMLLMVSICKGELYRRRKFTTARGPRTKYGSLNLRMRQLTTEGGQVLVEHEVLEMTNQVNQCQHEP